The following are from one region of the Mus caroli chromosome 13, CAROLI_EIJ_v1.1, whole genome shotgun sequence genome:
- the Smim13 gene encoding small integral membrane protein 13: protein MWHNVGLTLLVFVATLLIVLLLMVCGWYFVWHLFLSKFKFLRELVGDTGSQEGDNEQPSGSETEEDPSASPQKIRSARQRRPPVDAGH from the exons ATGTGGCACAACGTGGGGCTGACCCTGCTGGTGTTCGTGGCCACGCTGCTGATCGTCCTGTTGCTGATGGTGTGCG GTTGGTATTTTGTATGGCATCTATTTTTATCTAAATTCAAGTTTCTTCGGGAGCTCGTGGGAGACACAGGATCCCAGGAAGGAGATAATGAGCAGCCTTCAGGGTCTGAAACAGAAGAAGACCCTTCGGCTTCGCCACAGAAGATCAGATCTGCTCGACAGCGAAGGCCACCTGTTGACGCTGGCCACTGA